The genomic DNA TTGAGGCCCTATAGCCCCCTGTATACCTTGTGGACCTTGATCCCCTGTTGCTCCCGTTACCCCTTGAATACCCTGAACCCCTTGGATTCCTTGTTCACCAGTTATTCCTGTCGGACCAGGAATACCTTGAATCCCCTGCGGTCCTTCTGGACCTGTTGGGCCAATTGACCCTTGAATACCTTGTATTCCTTGCAAGCCCTGTGCTCCCGTACTTCCAGTCGGACCTGTAGTTCCCGTTGCTCCTGTTACACCTGTACTTCCTGTAGCCCCAGTATCCCCCGTTGCTCCAGTCGCACCTGTACTCCCACTCGGTCCGCCACCCGGACCTGTCGCACCAGTTGGCCCCGTCGGGCCAGGAGGTCCTCCAGATGGTCCAGTTATCCCAGTTGGGCCTGTTATTCCAGTCGGACCTGTTAGCCCCTGACCCGTTGCTCCGGTTGCACCTGTATTTCCACTCGGTCCTTGTGTTCCTTGTATCCCTTGTGCTCCTTGTATTCCTTGTGGACCAGTTGCACCCGGTAACCCTTGGACGCCTTGAATTCCTTGAGGTCCCTCAGGTCCTGTCGCTCCAATTGGCCCTTGCAATCCCTTTATCCCTTGTATACCTTGTGCCCCAGTCGCTCCCGTTGGACCAATCGGACCTTGTAACCCTTGCACACCTTGAGGTCCTGTCGCTCCAGTTTCTCCTTGTGGTCCTCTCAATCCTTGTGCTCCCTGCTGCCCTTCTGGTCCAGTTGCACCTATTGGTCCAACTGGACCTTGAATCCCTTGCACACCTTGAGGTCCAGTCGGACCCATCTCTCCCATTGGACCTTGAAATCCTCTCGGTCCTTGCGGTCCAGTCGGACCTTGTGGACCTGTTGGACCAGTAATCCCTATACCCGTAAATCCAGTTGGAACAGGAGGAAAAGTAGGACCAATAAGTTCTGGTGGAATTCTAAAATTAGATTGTTGTTTCCCTTTATTATCACGATTCTTCACACTTTCACCACCTACAAACCGTCTTTTTCATAATAAATAAACCTCTTCTTAATCTATTTACAAAAATAATCTCCAAGACTATTTTTATTTCAAATAAATAAAACTCCCTTAATTCCTTAAGGGAGTCCTGCAATTGAATCCATATTATCTGTATTAGGGACAGCTTGCGCTATACCCGATGTATTTACACTTTGCCCCATATTTGTTCCTGTTACAGTACCAGCAGGGGTGCCCCTTGTATATGTCGTCGTCACCGAATCTCCCGGCTGTAAACAAAGCTTCGTTTCTGTCCCTATTACTGTAACAACATCAATCCAAGTACACCCCATTGAACCACTATACGATTTCGTAGCAGTAAATGAAGTATCACTCAAATTATCACCTGTAAATATATTCCCAGTATTATTAACAATAACAAACTCTTTTATATGCGCAGGCATAATTACACTCTACCTTTCCTTTATGAACCTAACGTACGTGTACTCGTTGCCAAAGGCGGAAGAAATACCGATGTTCTAATCACCGCTTCTGGCTGTCTTTTTCCATTTAAAAAAATAGCCGCACTCGATCCTCCAGCTCCTGCATATACTTTCGCCACAGCTAAAGGCGAGATATCATAACAGTCACCAACATTAACAGCTCCTGTATTATTAATAATTTTTACTTTACGCAAATTAACCCCCATTTACCCCTCCTCCTTTTTTATACTGTATGCAAAAGAAAAAAACTTGAAACAGACTCGTTTCAAGTTTTTAACTATTAACTATTTCGTTTCACCTTCATATTGAAGCAT from Bacillus cereus G9842 includes the following:
- a CDS encoding spore germination protein produces the protein MGVNLRKVKIINNTGAVNVGDCYDISPLAVAKVYAGAGGSSAAIFLNGKRQPEAVIRTSVFLPPLATSTRTLGS